A genomic region of Peptoniphilus sp. ING2-D1G contains the following coding sequences:
- a CDS encoding hypothetical protein (High confidence in function and specificity) — translation MSRKKFMLYLNKAIFAFEVLISIMLVIGIVISVPDILRYYIKILQNDVQVSAILFNNFLSHVLMLVIAMEFILLLVTQNDSTTVHLITLVIARKMLIKSDEMSDILLGVIAITILFLTRKFLSKESGSTNMKRMNDEKIFSGASEIEEINRIYNYKIDPLDFVTIGGLVSKLSDINGVELEVGQMLEDNDYIYEIKKMSNGLIEEVSIYKKNKKE, via the coding sequence ATGAGCAGAAAAAAATTTATGCTATATCTCAATAAAGCTATATTTGCATTTGAAGTACTTATCTCAATAATGCTTGTAATAGGAATAGTAATATCTGTTCCGGATATTTTAAGATACTATATAAAAATACTTCAAAACGATGTTCAAGTAAGTGCAATATTATTCAATAATTTTTTATCTCACGTATTGATGCTTGTAATAGCCATGGAATTTATACTTTTATTGGTAACGCAAAACGATTCTACTACAGTTCACTTGATAACATTGGTAATAGCAAGAAAAATGTTGATAAAATCCGATGAAATGTCAGATATTCTCCTGGGGGTAATAGCAATAACAATACTATTCTTAACCAGAAAATTTCTTTCAAAGGAAAGCGGCTCAACGAATATGAAGAGGATGAACGATGAAAAAATATTTTCAGGAGCATCTGAAATAGAAGAGATAAACAGGATTTATAACTATAAAATAGATCCCCTTGACTTTGTAACTATAGGTGGATTAGTTTCAAAATTATCAGACATAAATGGAGTAGAACTTGAAGTAGGACAGATGCTTGAAGACAATGACTACATTTATGAAATTAAAAAAATGAGCAACGGACTCATAGAAGAAGTTTCAATATATAAAAAAAATAAAAAAGAATAA
- a CDS encoding DNA polymerase III, beta subunit (DNA polymerase III is a complex, multichain enzyme responsible for most of the replicative synthesis in bacteria. This DNA polymerase also exhibits 3' to 5' exonuclease activity. The beta chain is required for initiation of replication once it is clamped onto DNA, it slides freely (bidirectional and ATP-independent) along duplex DNA; High confidence in function and specificity), translated as MKIKVNRKELVKHINIVQKAISNRTTKQILEGILLIAEDNILTLIASDEKISIKSKLSTIVNKSGKCVVNARLFGEIIRRLQDDVIDITVNQNNMNINAKRSDFNIQVQNEEEFPNLPRMDDGLNFEIDSEDLKDAVRKTTFAVSIDETRINFTGVFMDVNPEEINFVAIDGFRMALKSIKTKTETKTSVIIPARALNELVKIIEEEEKIIKVDLSFNQIKFTLDNAELYSTLIPGEFFKYEGLIRKNHTTVASTNIFELQNALERASLLAKEERANLVKLDVHDSDILITSNSEIGSVKENVESQVDGEGLKIAFNSKYLLEGIKNMTSETLKLNFTDSVNPCIITEEEDPDYIYLVLPVRLAN; from the coding sequence ATGAAAATCAAAGTAAATAGAAAAGAACTCGTTAAACACATTAATATCGTACAAAAAGCTATTTCCAACAGAACCACTAAACAGATACTTGAAGGTATACTTTTAATAGCTGAAGATAATATTCTTACATTGATTGCATCCGATGAAAAAATAAGCATAAAAAGCAAGCTTTCAACTATTGTTAACAAATCGGGAAAATGCGTTGTAAACGCCAGGCTTTTTGGAGAAATAATAAGAAGATTACAAGATGATGTAATAGATATTACAGTAAATCAAAACAATATGAATATCAATGCTAAAAGGTCGGATTTCAACATACAAGTTCAAAATGAAGAGGAATTCCCAAATTTACCGCGAATGGATGATGGATTGAATTTTGAAATAGATTCTGAAGATTTAAAAGATGCTGTAAGAAAAACAACCTTTGCGGTTTCTATAGATGAAACGAGAATAAATTTCACAGGGGTTTTTATGGACGTAAATCCTGAAGAAATAAATTTTGTTGCAATTGACGGATTCAGAATGGCGCTAAAGAGCATAAAAACAAAAACAGAAACGAAAACTTCAGTCATAATACCTGCAAGAGCATTAAATGAACTTGTAAAAATAATAGAAGAGGAAGAAAAAATAATAAAAGTTGATTTGAGTTTCAATCAAATAAAGTTCACTCTTGATAATGCTGAATTGTACAGCACTTTAATTCCGGGGGAATTCTTTAAATACGAAGGTCTAATAAGAAAAAATCACACGACAGTTGCCTCTACAAATATATTTGAACTGCAAAACGCACTTGAAAGAGCATCTCTATTGGCAAAGGAAGAAAGAGCAAATCTTGTAAAACTGGATGTTCACGATTCGGATATATTAATAACATCAAATTCTGAAATAGGATCTGTAAAGGAAAATGTGGAATCTCAAGTTGATGGAGAGGGATTGAAAATAGCTTTCAATTCAAAATATCTACTGGAAGGAATAAAGAATATGACAAGTGAAACACTGAAACTCAATTTTACAGATTCTGTAAATCCCTGCATAATCACTGAAGAAGAGGATCCTGATTACATTTACCTCGTACTGCCTGTAAGACTTGCGAATTAG
- a CDS encoding Anti-sigma factor antagonist (An anti-sigma factor antagonist is an anti-anti-sigma factor, which relieves inhibition of sigma factor activity by the anti-sigma factor. Examples include the Bacillus subtilis SpoIIAA protein, which, in its phosphorylated form, acts as an anti-anti-sigma factor to relieve SpoIIAB inhibition of sigma F; and the anti-sigma B factor antagonist, RsbV, which counteracts the RsbW-mediated inhibition of sigma B by binding to RsbW; Family membership): MFNIKYEVKEELIIYPQGELDIYTTPKFKKEVLNLYKENQKNILIDGINLEYIDSTGLGAFMFILNEIEKNEHKLAIQNINPSIKKLFTITKLDNIFEMR; the protein is encoded by the coding sequence GTGTTTAACATAAAATATGAAGTAAAGGAAGAACTCATAATTTATCCACAAGGTGAATTGGACATATATACAACTCCAAAATTTAAAAAAGAAGTATTGAATCTATACAAAGAAAATCAAAAAAACATACTGATAGACGGAATTAATTTGGAATATATCGACTCTACAGGTTTGGGAGCATTTATGTTCATATTGAATGAAATAGAAAAGAATGAGCATAAACTCGCCATTCAAAATATAAATCCCAGCATAAAAAAACTGTTTACAATTACAAAATTAGATAATATATTTGAAATGAGGTAA
- the gyrB gene encoding DNA gyrase subunit B (DNA gyrase negatively supercoils closed circular double-stranded DNA in an ATP-dependent manner and also catalyzes the interconversion of other topological isomers of double-stranded DNA rings, including catenanes and knotted rings; High confidence in function and specificity), whose translation MKNNERHYGAEDIQVLTGLEPVRKRPGMYIGSTGEKGLHHLVYEVVDNSIDEALAGICDKITIEIHENGAISVTDNGSGIPTEIHPQTKKSTVETVLTILHAGGKFTNKAYSVSGGLHGVGVSVVNALSIELVATIKRNGKIYQQKFSRGKAVSELEIIGTTEKSDTGTKIYFVPDEEIFDTVIFNDEVLLRRFREMAFLNKGITIEFIDRRNDKSEIFMYEGGIKSFVEFINRKKTPVQKKIIYIDEEREKVVVEIALQYTDSYNETVLTFANNINTEEGGTHLSGLRSALTRTINEYGRKYNIIKEKEENLSGEDVREGLTAVISVKLPNPQFEGQTKAKLGNSEIRGIVDSVLSENLENFLEENPKIAKSILEKALSARRAREAARKARDLSRKKNILDSMALPGKLKDCQNTDNETTEIFLVEGNSAGGSATDARDSTYQAILPLRGKIMNVEKARIDRVLNSEEIKAMITAFGTGIGEDFNIEDLRYNKIIIMTDADIDGAHIMTLLLTFLFRYLRPLIEEGHVYVAKPPLFGILHRNKAVRYCYDEAELQSALKELGKDKKYEIKRYKGLGEMNAEDLWETTMNPDHRILLRIELDDLVYADETFDTLMGSEVEPRREFIQENAKYVDYIDA comes from the coding sequence ATGAAGAATAATGAAAGACATTATGGTGCCGAAGATATTCAGGTTTTAACAGGTCTTGAACCTGTAAGAAAAAGACCTGGTATGTATATCGGTTCTACAGGAGAAAAGGGACTGCATCATTTAGTATATGAGGTAGTTGACAATTCCATTGACGAAGCCTTGGCGGGTATTTGCGACAAAATAACAATCGAAATTCACGAAAATGGAGCGATTTCTGTAACCGATAACGGCTCGGGGATACCTACCGAAATTCATCCCCAAACCAAAAAAAGCACAGTTGAAACCGTACTTACCATACTTCATGCAGGGGGAAAATTCACCAATAAAGCTTATTCAGTATCGGGAGGTCTGCACGGAGTAGGGGTTTCCGTAGTAAATGCACTTTCAATTGAACTGGTAGCAACAATCAAGAGAAATGGAAAAATATATCAGCAAAAATTCTCAAGAGGAAAAGCTGTAAGTGAGCTTGAAATTATCGGCACTACTGAAAAATCCGATACGGGAACAAAAATATATTTTGTACCCGATGAAGAAATATTTGATACGGTTATATTTAACGATGAAGTTCTCTTAAGAAGATTTAGAGAAATGGCATTTTTAAACAAAGGCATCACAATAGAATTTATAGATAGAAGAAATGATAAAAGTGAAATTTTTATGTACGAAGGTGGAATAAAATCCTTTGTAGAGTTTATAAATAGAAAGAAAACTCCCGTACAAAAAAAAATAATTTATATAGATGAAGAAAGAGAAAAGGTTGTAGTAGAGATAGCTCTTCAATACACGGATTCCTACAATGAAACCGTGCTTACTTTTGCAAATAACATAAATACAGAAGAAGGAGGAACTCACCTTTCAGGACTGAGATCTGCACTTACAAGGACAATAAATGAATATGGACGAAAATACAATATAATAAAGGAAAAAGAAGAAAATTTATCCGGTGAAGATGTAAGAGAAGGTCTTACAGCTGTAATATCGGTTAAACTTCCCAATCCTCAATTTGAAGGACAAACAAAAGCAAAGCTCGGTAATTCCGAAATCAGAGGCATAGTAGATTCAGTATTATCTGAAAATTTGGAAAACTTTTTAGAGGAAAATCCAAAGATTGCAAAATCCATATTGGAAAAAGCCCTTTCAGCAAGAAGAGCAAGAGAGGCCGCACGAAAGGCAAGAGATCTTTCAAGAAAGAAAAATATTTTGGATAGCATGGCTCTTCCCGGAAAACTAAAGGACTGTCAGAACACCGACAATGAAACAACGGAGATTTTCCTTGTGGAAGGTAATTCCGCAGGAGGCTCGGCGACTGATGCAAGGGATTCAACTTATCAAGCAATTCTTCCCCTTAGAGGTAAGATAATGAATGTAGAAAAAGCAAGAATTGACAGAGTACTTAATTCAGAAGAAATAAAAGCCATGATAACAGCCTTCGGTACAGGTATCGGAGAAGATTTCAACATTGAAGATTTAAGATATAACAAGATAATAATAATGACCGATGCCGATATAGACGGCGCTCATATAATGACACTTCTGCTTACATTTTTATTCAGATACTTAAGACCTCTCATTGAAGAAGGGCATGTATATGTGGCAAAACCTCCGCTTTTTGGAATTCTACACAGAAATAAAGCTGTGAGATATTGTTACGATGAAGCGGAACTCCAAAGCGCTTTAAAGGAACTTGGAAAAGATAAAAAATATGAAATAAAACGATATAAAGGTCTCGGAGAGATGAATGCCGAAGATCTTTGGGAAACAACCATGAATCCGGATCACAGGATACTGCTTAGGATAGAATTGGATGATTTGGTTTATGCTGATGAAACCTTTGATACACTAATGGGATCCGAAGTTGAACCCAGACGTGAATTTATACAAGAAAATGCAAAATATGTTGATTATATAGATGCATAG
- the sigB gene encoding DNA-directed RNA polymerase sigma subunit SigB (Sigma factors are initiation factors that promote the attachment of RNA polymerase to specific initiation sites and are then released. Sigma B is not essential for sporulation; rather it is required for maximal expression of ctc and csbA which are transcribed in the early stationary phase under conditions inimical to sporulation. May play a role in the ability of the bacterium to adapt to various stresses but is not essential for its survival under these conditions. Positively regulates expression of its own operon; High confidence in function and specificity) has protein sequence MNAEQYYKLNRKLTKEERKDLFKEYEKTKDMEIRDILIKEHLYIAEVLSKKYAGRGIDYDDIFQVASIGLIYAIERYDLSKGFEFSSFATPTIIGEIKKHFRDKGWTIRVPRRIQELSKKINNARVNLSQQYQKTPTVNEIADYLNTTPEEILETIEASKVYSPQSLDIVYDLNGDDKEINLGDLIGIDEKYFDKIEVNDLLKKAMSDLNEIEKTILVERYFNGSTQVSIAKKLDISQMTVSRIEKKVLTKMKKEMIKTLEA, from the coding sequence ATGAATGCCGAACAATATTATAAATTAAACAGAAAACTGACTAAGGAAGAAAGAAAAGATCTGTTTAAAGAATATGAAAAAACAAAGGATATGGAAATAAGAGATATTCTAATAAAGGAACATCTCTACATAGCTGAAGTACTTTCAAAAAAATATGCAGGTCGAGGAATAGACTATGACGACATATTTCAGGTAGCTTCCATAGGTCTTATATATGCAATAGAAAGATACGATTTGTCAAAGGGTTTTGAATTCTCTTCCTTTGCAACACCTACAATAATAGGGGAAATAAAAAAACATTTCAGAGACAAGGGATGGACCATCAGAGTTCCACGAAGAATTCAGGAACTGTCTAAAAAAATAAACAACGCCAGAGTTAATCTCTCACAGCAATATCAAAAAACTCCCACTGTAAATGAAATAGCCGATTATTTAAATACCACACCGGAAGAAATTCTTGAAACCATAGAAGCAAGTAAAGTATATTCCCCACAATCATTGGATATCGTATATGATTTAAACGGAGATGATAAGGAAATCAACTTAGGAGATTTAATAGGCATAGATGAAAAATATTTTGATAAAATAGAAGTAAATGACTTGCTTAAAAAAGCCATGTCAGATTTAAACGAAATAGAAAAAACCATATTGGTAGAAAGATATTTCAACGGAAGCACCCAAGTGTCAATAGCAAAAAAATTGGATATATCTCAAATGACCGTTTCAAGAATAGAAAAAAAAGTATTAACTAAAATGAAAAAAGAAATGATAAAAACCTTGGAGGCATAA
- a CDS encoding putative protein (Family membership) — translation MEKISLKIPANAKYFSSVRLFLSGILTGMNFDIEKIEDLKMALSECLNVALKLECEEIIEIEFAISGNQIKIKIGNICEKETDFSEEISLPLKIVECLVDKCEMEDENLIITAEV, via the coding sequence ATGGAAAAAATCAGTCTTAAAATTCCGGCAAATGCCAAATATTTCAGTTCCGTAAGACTATTTTTATCAGGAATATTAACAGGTATGAATTTCGACATTGAAAAAATAGAAGACTTGAAAATGGCTCTTAGCGAATGTTTAAATGTAGCCCTTAAACTTGAATGTGAAGAAATAATAGAAATCGAATTTGCAATATCAGGTAATCAAATAAAAATAAAAATAGGAAATATCTGTGAAAAAGAAACAGATTTCTCGGAAGAAATATCTCTTCCTCTAAAAATAGTGGAATGTCTTGTAGATAAATGTGAAATGGAAGATGAAAATCTGATAATAACCGCAGAAGTGTAG
- the gyrA gene encoding DNA gyrase subunit A (DNA gyrase negatively supercoils closed circular double-stranded DNA in an ATP-dependent manner and also catalyzes the interconversion of other topological isomers of double-stranded DNA rings, including catenanes and knotted rings; High confidence in function and specificity), with protein sequence MSEFSNSGIVDVKLSEKMRKSYLEYSMSVIVSRALPDVRDGLKPVHRRILYGMQVLGLTPGGPYKKSARLVGDVMGKFHPHGDSSIYDATVRLAQPFNTRYPLVDGQGNFGNIDGDGAAAMRYTEVRMAKLALEMLRDINKDTVDMVPNFDEEEIEPAVLPARFPNLLVNGSAGIAVGMATNMPPHNLREVIDGVISFIDNEDITIKELMKDIKGPDFPTGAYIMGREGIKQAYETGRGKIQIRAVAEIEEVKNKQRIIIRELPYQVNKSALQVKIASLVKDKVIEGISAIRDESSRKGIRVVIDLKKDAHANVVLNKLYKNTQMQITFGIINLALVNGVPKILNLKELISHYVDHQIEVVTRRTKFDLDKSKARAHIVEGLEIALDNIDRIIEIVRSSKDDAEAKEKFTLEFGLSDIQGQAILDMRIKRLTGLEREKLDSEYKELLKIIRELTEILDDHSKLMGKIKEELNEIKEKYSDLRRTVIKASESEIDIEDIIKEEDVVITLTKLGYIKRMPEGTYKPQRRGGRGISALSTKDGDFVCDLFVTSSHDSILFFTNLGRVYRLKSYEIPESSRQARGMAVVNLLELSAGETIQSIIPVKEFDPDLNILMATKKGIVKKTSFEEYKNIRKTGIISMNLKEEDSIIATMLTTGNEDVIIATKKGKAIRFSEKDVRNTARNSMGVKAIELDKDDEVIGCEIADDEKFMLVISERGYGKITPMTEYRTQSRAGKGMITYRPKQKTGNLVSSKVVDKEDEIMIITVEGIIIRIKVDEISTMGRATSGVKLMNITDSEVVAVATYIGD encoded by the coding sequence ATGAGTGAATTTTCAAATAGTGGAATAGTCGATGTAAAACTGTCGGAAAAAATGAGGAAGTCTTACCTCGAGTATTCCATGAGCGTAATAGTATCCCGTGCATTACCTGATGTAAGAGATGGTTTAAAACCGGTACACAGAAGAATATTGTATGGAATGCAAGTTTTAGGATTAACTCCCGGAGGTCCTTATAAAAAATCTGCAAGACTTGTAGGAGATGTAATGGGTAAATTTCACCCTCATGGGGATTCATCCATTTACGATGCTACAGTTAGACTTGCACAACCCTTCAATACGAGATATCCCTTAGTGGACGGACAAGGTAACTTCGGAAACATCGATGGAGACGGCGCAGCGGCAATGCGTTATACAGAAGTGAGAATGGCAAAACTCGCCCTTGAAATGCTAAGAGATATAAATAAAGATACAGTGGATATGGTTCCTAATTTCGATGAAGAAGAAATTGAACCCGCCGTACTTCCGGCGAGATTTCCCAATCTTTTAGTAAACGGATCTGCCGGAATTGCAGTAGGAATGGCTACGAATATGCCTCCTCATAACTTAAGAGAAGTCATAGACGGAGTAATAAGTTTTATAGACAATGAAGACATAACAATAAAAGAACTAATGAAGGACATAAAGGGACCGGATTTTCCCACAGGCGCCTATATAATGGGAAGAGAAGGAATAAAACAAGCCTATGAAACAGGCAGAGGCAAAATTCAAATAAGAGCCGTCGCTGAGATAGAGGAAGTAAAAAACAAGCAAAGAATAATAATAAGAGAACTTCCCTACCAAGTCAACAAATCAGCTCTTCAAGTGAAGATAGCCTCCTTGGTAAAAGATAAAGTCATTGAAGGAATTTCCGCAATAAGAGATGAATCCTCCAGAAAAGGAATAAGAGTAGTAATTGATTTAAAAAAGGATGCTCATGCAAATGTCGTTTTAAATAAACTGTACAAAAACACTCAAATGCAAATAACCTTCGGGATAATAAACTTGGCTCTTGTAAACGGAGTACCTAAAATTTTAAATCTCAAGGAATTAATTTCCCATTATGTGGATCATCAAATAGAAGTAGTGACAAGAAGAACTAAATTCGACTTAGATAAATCAAAAGCCAGAGCTCATATAGTTGAAGGGCTTGAAATTGCTCTGGACAATATAGACAGAATTATAGAAATCGTAAGATCTTCAAAGGACGATGCTGAAGCTAAGGAAAAATTCACATTGGAATTTGGACTTTCAGACATTCAAGGACAGGCAATTCTCGATATGAGAATAAAAAGACTCACAGGACTTGAAAGAGAAAAACTGGACAGCGAATACAAAGAACTTCTTAAAATCATCAGAGAATTAACTGAAATTTTAGATGATCATTCAAAATTAATGGGAAAAATAAAAGAAGAATTAAATGAAATAAAAGAAAAATATTCAGACTTAAGAAGAACCGTAATAAAAGCTTCGGAATCTGAAATAGATATAGAAGACATAATAAAAGAAGAAGATGTAGTAATAACACTTACAAAACTCGGCTATATAAAAAGAATGCCCGAAGGAACATATAAACCCCAAAGAAGAGGCGGAAGAGGAATTTCCGCTCTAAGCACAAAGGACGGAGATTTTGTATGTGATTTATTTGTAACATCAAGCCACGATTCAATATTGTTCTTTACAAATTTAGGAAGAGTATATAGACTTAAATCATATGAAATACCTGAAAGCTCAAGACAGGCAAGAGGAATGGCTGTGGTCAACCTATTGGAACTATCAGCCGGAGAAACTATTCAATCCATAATACCGGTAAAAGAATTCGATCCGGATCTTAATATTTTAATGGCTACAAAAAAAGGAATAGTTAAAAAAACATCCTTTGAAGAATACAAAAACATAAGAAAAACAGGTATAATTTCCATGAACTTAAAGGAAGAAGACTCAATTATAGCAACAATGCTCACCACGGGAAATGAAGATGTAATAATTGCCACTAAAAAAGGAAAAGCCATAAGATTTTCCGAAAAAGACGTAAGAAACACAGCCAGAAACTCCATGGGAGTAAAGGCAATTGAACTGGATAAAGATGATGAGGTAATAGGATGCGAAATAGCCGATGATGAAAAATTCATGCTCGTGATTTCTGAGAGAGGATACGGCAAAATAACACCTATGACCGAGTACAGAACACAATCTCGTGCAGGTAAAGGAATGATAACCTATAGACCCAAGCAAAAAACAGGCAATTTAGTATCTTCAAAAGTAGTGGACAAAGAAGATGAAATAATGATAATAACAGTAGAAGGAATCATTATCAGAATAAAGGTGGATGAAATATCAACTATGGGACGTGCGACATCAGGAGTAAAACTCATGAATATAACGGATTCGGAAGTTGTAGCTGTAGCGACATATATAGGAGATTAA
- a CDS encoding DNA replication and repair protein RecF (The RecF protein is involved in DNA metabolism; it is required for DNA replication and normal SOS inducibility. RecF binds preferentially to single-stranded, linear DNA. It also seems to bind ATP; High confidence in function and specificity), with protein sequence MKILNLEIFKFRNYEYLNFKPDINLNLILGENAMGKTNFLEAIYMLTFGKSFRTSRDKDLIKIGSNNTILKSKVLNFEYEDELEVEIELQGSNKFKINEKQESIKKYKKNFSSVIFSPADLNMIKQSPNERRKYLDDLISIISPVYEHNLSCYKKIVFQRNRLLKNNLKENNSKNLLEVYNFQLANYGIKLLKERLKIIRIFEKFCKHHFKVLSGGDDFKITYLSTIAFNLEEDIGKTFKESLNKALTSDLEKRITTIGPHRDDLDFKINGLSAKNYASQGEIRTAVLSLKLSEIDLIKEYKKNNPILLLDDVFSELDKNRISYLINNISNTQTFITSTSYDFKISDLKGSIYEVKEGKIFNIDRRMK encoded by the coding sequence ATGAAAATTTTAAATTTAGAAATTTTTAAATTTAGAAATTATGAATACTTAAATTTTAAACCCGATATAAATTTAAATTTAATTTTGGGTGAAAATGCCATGGGAAAAACCAATTTTCTGGAAGCTATTTATATGCTAACTTTCGGAAAATCCTTTAGAACCTCAAGAGATAAAGATCTCATAAAGATAGGTTCAAATAATACAATATTAAAATCTAAAGTACTTAATTTTGAATATGAAGACGAATTGGAAGTAGAAATTGAATTACAAGGATCAAATAAGTTTAAGATAAATGAAAAGCAGGAAAGTATAAAAAAATACAAAAAAAATTTCAGTTCGGTAATTTTTTCTCCTGCTGATTTAAACATGATAAAACAATCACCCAATGAAAGAAGAAAATATTTAGATGATTTAATATCCATAATAAGCCCGGTATACGAACACAATCTATCATGTTATAAAAAAATAGTTTTCCAACGAAACAGATTATTAAAAAATAATTTAAAAGAAAATAATAGCAAAAATTTACTGGAAGTCTATAATTTTCAACTTGCAAATTATGGAATAAAGCTATTAAAGGAAAGACTTAAAATAATAAGAATATTTGAAAAATTTTGCAAACATCACTTCAAAGTTTTATCGGGAGGAGATGATTTCAAAATAACTTATTTAAGTACAATAGCTTTTAATTTGGAAGAAGATATAGGAAAAACCTTTAAAGAGAGTTTAAATAAGGCATTAACTTCAGATTTAGAAAAAAGAATAACCACAATAGGACCTCATAGAGATGATCTTGATTTTAAAATAAACGGACTTTCTGCAAAAAATTACGCATCACAAGGCGAGATAAGAACTGCCGTGCTATCTTTAAAACTATCTGAAATAGATTTGATAAAAGAATATAAAAAGAACAATCCTATATTGTTGCTTGATGATGTTTTTTCTGAACTGGATAAAAACAGGATAAGTTATTTGATTAATAATATATCAAACACCCAAACATTCATTACATCAACGAGTTATGATTTTAAAATAAGTGATTTAAAGGGGAGTATTTATGAAGTTAAAGAAGGGAAAATTTTTAATATAGACAGGAGAATGAAATGA
- a CDS encoding RNA-binding protein (The S4 domain typically occurs in a single copy at various positions in different proteins. The S4 domain can be found alone as in several small bacterial proteins. or in association with other domains such as the N-terminal alpha helix rich globular domain found in S4 proteins, the pseudouridine synthase catalytic domain, the methylase domain, the tyrosyl-tRNA synthetases domain or the deaminase domain; Family membership) yields MDKDHITLSDFLKLNNIVQSGGEAKILIQSGQVKVNGEVETRRGKKLQKGDKITLNSEEYTW; encoded by the coding sequence ATGGACAAAGATCATATTACACTTAGTGATTTTTTAAAATTGAACAATATAGTCCAAAGTGGAGGAGAAGCAAAAATTTTAATTCAATCAGGGCAAGTAAAGGTAAATGGAGAAGTTGAAACAAGAAGAGGTAAAAAACTTCAAAAAGGAGATAAAATTACACTTAACTCAGAAGAATATACATGGTGA